The following coding sequences are from one Bradyrhizobium sp. WSM471 window:
- a CDS encoding ferritin-like domain-containing protein, with translation MGFFTKDIKSMEDLLLHGLQDIYYAEQQILKALPKMIDKATNKDLVAGLKAHLEETNKQIDRLGKVFAKLGKEPSGTHCPAIDGIIKEADETAGEIEDKAVLDAAIVANAQAVEHYEMCRYGTLIAWAEELGHDDIVRFLTTNLNEEKAANTKLNTVALRKGVNAKASSAA, from the coding sequence ATGGGTTTCTTCACCAAGGACATCAAATCGATGGAAGACCTGCTGCTGCACGGGCTGCAGGACATCTATTACGCGGAACAGCAGATCCTCAAGGCGCTGCCGAAGATGATCGACAAGGCGACAAACAAAGACCTCGTCGCCGGACTGAAAGCCCATCTGGAAGAGACCAACAAGCAGATCGACAGGCTCGGCAAGGTATTCGCGAAACTCGGCAAGGAGCCCAGTGGCACACACTGTCCCGCCATCGACGGCATCATCAAGGAGGCCGATGAGACCGCGGGCGAAATCGAGGACAAGGCCGTGCTCGACGCCGCGATCGTGGCCAACGCACAGGCCGTCGAGCATTATGAAATGTGCCGCTACGGCACGCTGATCGCCTGGGCGGAGGAACTCGGGCACGACGACATCGTGCGCTTCCTCACGACGAACCTGAACGAAGAGAAGGCCGCCAACACCAAGCTGAACACGGTGGCGCTTCGCAAGGGCGTCAATGCCAAGGCGTCCAGCGCTGCTTGA